GACCGGAACCAAAACCGGAAGCTGAAGTTTAGATTGCAAGCCGAACCAGGCGCTAAAATTGGCGaatcaatttgtaaattttaggaattttgagaattaattcACCAATCTTAGGATCCGAACCAGACCAGAAATGGTTCAACTAAAATCTGACATGACCCGAAActgaattttcacttttttttcggaaCGTGAGGCCGAAAAGTTTCAGAACTCGAAATTTTTACACCGAAAACAGGAATGTTATACCGACAATTTCGGGTTACCCGAATCCGACGtgatctgaaaaatttcaggttcagatCAAACCCGAAAGTGAAAATGcaggttcaggtcaagttcgggtttaAACTGAAATCTTAGTCTTATCTATTTGTAAATTACCTCTCAGATAAAACAAAGATTGGAAAATTccgatgaaatttactcgattatATGCAGAAAAACACTCAGAGCCGAGCAGTCTACTTCTAGACTCAGAATCCAATGAAtctattttaataaacttaTCTCATTTGATTGGATGTGACTGTTcgtgcatggaaataatgttttcttcccggtaacCAAGTCGaaacttcccggtatccgaaaattttgacaacatTTTCCCGGTGAGTCGCAAGTAACTTACCGGTGGCGCGAATATTATTTCCTAATCCCTTTATAGTCCTTTGTGCAGATTTAAGTGTAACATTAATTTTTACAATGCTATAACCTTTTCGTGACTTTCTTCTGTATGAATTTTCACTCATCAATTTGTATAAGATAATGTTTGTAAAGATACTAACTGCACGAGATCCATCTTTTGATATAACATTGGAAAATTATCTTCTGTTCTAATCATGCATAACAATCTTTCGGAAATTCTGCCTTAATTtacttaaatataaaaaaataaattcgcgagcggagcgagcgatatttttaaaagattGATTTGTGATGATGCTGATGCATAAAAAGTACCATTCTTTGCAACTGTACAAActcaaaattctaaatgaAACTTTAATTTGAGCGAAAGCGCCGCAGAATTCCCCCTGTTAGAAACTTCCCAATGAGTTCTTCCCGTTGGTAGAAACTTCTCGATACGTTCTTCCCGCTGACAAAATTTTCCGGAGAGTTCTTCCCAGTGATAGCTATTTCCGATTACCCGGTGACAGCTATTTTCCGGTTTGAATTCTTCCCGCTGATAGAGTGAGTACTTCCCGCTGATAGATATTCCCCGGTGTTAGTTCTTCCCGGTGTGATTTCTTCCCAAAGATAACTATTTCCGATTTCCCGGTGACAGCTATTTTTCGGTTAGTTCTGAATTCTTCCCGCTGATAGATATTTCCCGGTGTGAGTTCTTCCCAGTGATAGCTGTTTCCGATTTCTCGGCGACAACTATTTCCCGGTTAGTTCTGAATTCTTCCTGCTTATAGATATTTCCCGATGAGTACTTCCCGCTAATAGACATTTCCCGGTGAGGTCTAAtttttacagtaaaaaaaagaaaatcgcctTCGGCGAAGGCtcaatttcccggtatccaattTTTCGCCCCGACGACTTCCCGGTATCTAGGATACCAGGATACcgcattatttccatgcacgTGACTGTTTGTCGTGAGACCGactaaaacatttattttggcGGAGCAaatatgcccattttcgaacagGAACATACCACTGCCattacctttcagggaaaaaaattattttaaaaatcggatgatatttgtGCAAGTTATCGTGTACACTGTACATACGCATATAGATGGATACATTTTTTCTGGTATAGCAATCGTATTAGCTCCCAGTACTTCGTATTGAgctataaaataaattggttaTGTATGCGATCCTTTCCCTTTTATGCATTAGCTGCCACCTGCAGTATTATAATTTGTCTAATGCAGTGCCTATCAATGTTCTTTGGCAACATTTCTTGGAACTCTTTCTTCTGTACTGTCGAATACGTTTCGTTTCCGCAttattttcgctttttaactcTGTGTGAACTTGCATTAcaatatgaatgaaaataaattgaattacatTTATGTCTGTTACCCTCAGACGAGCCCAAGGCGATCGAGAAGCccttgaaatttcatttctcttttCCTTTTCTCTAACTTTTTTCGAAGTAGCAAGCAATAAATTCAAGGAAATCGTTTGCTTACGGTGCATTTTCCCTTTCAAATTTGGATTGGATTGGAATTTTATGCACGTGTAGGTAAGTAAATAATGCACTCTCTGCTCTATAGAGTGTAGGTAATTTGTAAATACTCACTTAATGTTTTCAGCTAATTAGGACAATGTACTTCCTAGGAACATAATTAGCCGTCGAGGTAAATTGGCAATGATTGTAATCGTATCTGCAGGTAAAAGTTGAACGTTATGCTACTgtgaattgaattgtttctTGTTGCACTTTAATTAAACATGTACACTCAAATCGGATATCATTGGATAGTATTTATCAGCTCGTAGCCATCGGAGCTGATTGAGGTTGTAGTTGTAGGCGGTAAGGGATGGAATAAAAATGGTAAGGGTAAATAAAAGTGGTCCCATCGATGCAAGTCTTGTTGAAGTTTGACAAATGGGTGTTTCGGCGACAGCTGTCGCTTTTCGTGATAGAGCAACGGTAAATCATTGGTAAATTATTGTAGTAGAATGTGGACACACTCAGCTAATACACGAAAGATTACTTTATGAAACCGTCTCCTTGGAAGTCTCTGGTATTTGAccacaactaccaaacttgaTGACTTCGGAGTCACACCCGTTTGATGACATTTAAAGTAATTATTTTGGATTGTTTGCTAGTGTGAACTATCCAGCAAATAAGTGAGAAAGATTCTATTTGAACTCTAGCTTATATGGTGTCCATAGTCCATGGTAGTCTCattgttttcattgtttattcacaaatttgaaaatgtagtgGGCATCGAAAGTACAGGGCTGAAATCAAAATCAGCAATCCTTTTGGAGAAGTAAAAGTTTTCAATCAAACTTTAAGAGTTTAAGCCGATTATACTACCGAGAGGAACAAAAGCTAAATGCGGTACGATTTCGTCGTTTCAGGTTTTATTTCCTTAAAAAGACGGACAGAACAAATCGGATGATGTATATATTAgcgttttgttgttttacgGCCAGAAAACGACTCATTACCGTGTAAACAAAAACCAGTTTTCCGCATTTTCTAGCTGCAGGACGACAAAGCATAgtactgtcttgctgggataatttttgtttcgacgCGTTTTGCCTTCCCACATgcctcaacaaaaacaaattcccAGCAagatagtaatgtactattattcgCTGTACCATGCGGAAAGTTATCATAACATATATGAAAATTACACATACATGTAATGGCAACTTTCCGTATAGGGCAGAATATAAcagcatacattggatgctggaagtaattcattcatttgggACAATTTATGAGACTCGTGAACTCAATCGTATGACTTTAAGCACATCGATTTGGAAACTATTATTTCGATCAGCTTACATTTGTCGAAGCAACAGTTTCCAAAGCTCTTTCCTTCAATACACCCTCGTGAGTTCGACttgtatcacaaaattgatccctcatgtaatgaataaGGGATGTGACACCCCTCTAACTAAAGGTGTTATCGTAAAGCTCCTCAATAGTGTATACTTTCGaactaatttatttcaccggaagcgtacacacatttaaactaaagcgtttccgctaaaacgtaatttttaagattaccgccgacattttatttctactgggtCATTCCTTTTGAACCTCACATCAcaccaaacgacaatattgttgtttgtttacatgattggtcaccataaatttttcataaattcgtttgctttgatgaatatttaaagTAAACCGTTGAttgtaatgttaaaaaaacacaaaaagcaCATTTCCGCACAAAATCTGATTTAAAACACatcgaaatcaccgaaattattacatttttcacaaccgacactaaatttttgctttggtgatttgacgtttcaaaaacagTACTCATGTTACGATTGACGACTTTAACGACGATTCTCTTCGTTAAACCATATTCGACTAAGTTCAAggtggatgtgatttgggtgtgaaattgagtgggaagtgctttttcaaagattttctttttgtaaaatctttaaaatatgACAATATTATGAGAATGCCCGATGTACgactttcttatttttcgtatttctgctgatatttgacaaaaaatcgcgaaaagaATCGATTATTCCCTTCCTTATTACTTCCAccgcatccaatgtaatcatCTACTGtttgataataataataaatgagACCCTCTCCGCTTAAGGCAAAGTGCAACGTACTTTGAATGCATAATTTAATTACGGTAAAAACGGGCTATGCTCAGTCAAACAAACCTGATGAAAATATTCCTTTTGGTAacgaaaaatgcaatttaaatCGTAATCCGTTTACCTTGCTTTTTGCATTACcttttttatagtaaaattgacggaataaaatgtttcgtttcgCCTTTTAATGGAATGACATGAACGTCATATAATGTAATATTAACTGTTCTATACAGCAATCCGGTTAGTTTAGTCGATTTACATAGActacattcaatttttcaattcatgtaATTCAAAATCCTGGATTTTGGATTTTCCTATGTTCATATTTAAATTAGGATCAATTCTCTACCTAGCGCTACTATTTGATACTATTTACTACAAAATTTACTAGCAAAGCAAGTAATGTGACGATTGTTTTACTTGGAGGGTCATAAGGCTACCACACATGTGGTGAGTTAACTTATAAAATCACAATCTCTCTAGTTCACTGTTGGTTCTGAAATATTATGGATTATGCTTCACAAAGGTCCTTTTTTATTGAAGCAGTCATTAAAACGTTAGTTCGtaattttgtttcgaaaataaacattttctctcTTCGCTTGCTCTAATTCCATTAAACTTTCGTCAAGGTAGATAGTAGAAAAGATGCTGCTTCAGATACAATTCTCTATTAAATTCACAGTGGCAGCATAACAAGAGGAATATTAGTGTGACATATGAACATAGAACGAAATGAATGTAAGAAactttttgattcatttataTGATGATATAAGACAAAATCCACATATTGTACAATGTTgcagaaaatatgtttttcggTTCACTGGGGCAATTAAATTACTGTACACATAATGAACGACGAACGTATTGTATTATAGCCAATTAGTACATCGTGACACTACCAACGAATTTCGTCAAAGTTAACCACTTTTGTcgtatcaacgcacttcaagcatcagtgatcatagtggtcagctgcagaaagtactaTATTTtacgtgaaaatgtttttacagtgTCTACGTTCGtacgatacactgtccagtttcagtattCTATGTAACACTTACTCATAGATATTCTAATGtgtccgttgccaattcgtaacgttaaaaatatcatcgataaaataattcagtgtcgtaccactcatgcttgatcGTGTGCATCAAAATGTTCAATATTCTGTCGACAAATTTTCTTGCTTTTCATGATCTAtggctcgttgaactcgtattgagGAGTACTATCGTTCAATAtgaaaaagtttaaatgttCGCCTGTATATGGGTAACTCcatggttagttgcgttacaaatttcgttatctgtgagtcataaagttaattgtgttggctatgttttgcggtaacaaattagtctataaattttctaatactcaggagacATAGTGCTTTCATACCAagaagaattggaatttttagcctgccAAGTGTGACTTGTGTGATCGCAGAAGTCAGCGGTTAGTTGCGTCacacgtttgtgacttttcttttcaaaatattttcaccaaataaaaactgatttcggtaaactttCTTTTCCCTGAAAGCTATGGGAAAGACGCACAGTTTAATATGACTCAATATGACGTTGGTAGCCCAAAATTTGGGGGAGATATGTccataaaagtgatatttttcggagGTCATTAACAgccaggattttttttttcgcatttggTGGTTGTTACCCAACAGAAAACGTTTCTTTggctcaaaaccgtttaaaaaaatggcttcaaaatttttcgagataatctcgacgagttaaaattcgaggatgacaCTTATCACCACTGGGAAGCTTCACCACTGGGAAGCTGTTTTCACCTACTACACTCATGCAACTAACCTGAGTGacccaaagttatttttctcgtgaagtcatatgctgtagctttcgaatgacaccaatcttcagtttttatttgaaaaaatgtaatttcgacAACGTTTGGGTCGAGGTGATTTCACCTTACTTcgaagcagaatgaaccaaaaatcttcaaaaaaaaattaatttcgtgtcatttggagcaattgtggaattatagcGTTCACAtctacaggaaaacaaattaacaaaaatcatttgagatttattgagaatatctcggaatgtcgaatacaaacaaacactttttggtcatatctccCAGAGACCGCATTTTACAATGACCTCATATTGGGTCATAATAGGTTcaggtttcgtgaaataaactataattttcaaaaatttcctaaaaacaaccatacatttttatggtggtatctccccgagattttcggccaccgacctaatatggggcttaaacgaCGCGTCTGAACAAgagctttcaaggaaaaaaaggtttgccgaaatcgcatttcaattggtgaaaatatttcgaacagtcacaaattagctggaattacccatatagGTTCCTTAGTCCTCCCGTTGGTTGTTCTTTTTTTAGGGAAGGAGCACTAGCGTCACGAACTCCGCTCATGGCCCGTTCCTGATGAAGAGGAATTTCAGGAAAAGATTTGCAAATTTCGagagttttcaaaaatttcgagaattttcaaaaatttagggaacttaaattctcgaaatttatTGAGCTTTGGCAAATTCTGCAGTATAtcttgaaaatgttcaaaactttgaaattgaagaattttgcaaaattttcgagaattaaaattgttaaaaccCCTGAAACTCCTAAAAATACtccaaaaatttccgaaatttttgaagattatcgaaattttcaatagaaaagtcctgaaaataggccctgatgtACACTGTCACCGATGAGAGTTTAGAacgaaattttacaacaaaaaaaaattgcgtcacaagccgtcacaagtggcagtaatcatctgccacttgtgacgcaattttttgtgtaaaattttcgttgtaaaatctcatcagTAAAATTCTCGTCGACAGtttcttattaaaattttcctggttaaaattgattacgtCTAGGCGCAGAATTCGTCACCAAAACTGATatgaaatgttttggaagtttaatttgTACAGTAATAACGGAaccttttccttttttgagatttttgtgggattcgagaattttcattatttcaagaatttttaagaatcaaTTTCACAAAAGTAGGCCCTCGTAGAGGAACAGAGTGTGACATTAATCTGTCACacacggctattcatctgttatagaTTACCACGatcaaaataatgacaaactctgacaacgcactccaagaacaggcacgAGAACAGAATTAAATAACAGTGTAGTCTGaaattctcatataaattcagtttttttatgtttgtataGGCGTTACGGACACACTTAGACGTTCACcaatttagataaaattttccattttttcgtTGACTAATATCTCACGTAGTAAACGGTAAACACAACCTACTGTCGGCTCAACTGTACATGACCTCAGCTATCCAGCATGGTCGAACATGTTCCTCAACTGGCTGTAATTCTAGTGAAAAACCCTCAATTTTCCAAGCTTTTGGGGTCcagaaaaactttgtttttttttgaaaatggttttgagAACTGTGCATCAAGATCTTTCAAGATACATACCAAAAAAGCTTAAGAAAGTGACACGACTGATTTTCGTAGACTGTTTtccaaaagaatccctcactaTCAAATGCTACGTATTTCCTGTCGGGGCCACAAATTTTACGTAGTTTCCTGTGTAAGTGTGATCAGTCATTAGTCTAAGGTTTTCGGAACATTTTTCCGTGTGGCTCTCTTACTAGCCCACACAAGCAATTTGATTGTAGAATTAAGAACGGGTGCTCTGAAACAGCACGAAAGGTCATCGGTCCGagccattttcaatttccagaCCATATTTTCTATGCGTTACCTCCGGAAAGTCACAGACTTCGTTTAACGGTACAACGGTTAACGCAAAATTCTCCTTTATTCACATTCAATAACCTTCATCAGATATTTCGATTTCATAGTCAGAATATTTGGTCCGCAAGAGTCGTTTGGTTTCCGCATGGTCTGCCTTGCCGTAACCCTAgcgaaaatatgggaaaatgttgcAGATATATTCGTCTGACGTGAAAATTAGAGTTTAGTTACCTGAGAATATCCGTAAACTTTCAACTTCTTCACATCCGGATGGTGTTCGATGCGTCCCCCTCCGAGACATTCAGCATCGAGTTTTAAAGCTTTTAACATGTCGGTGAATTGCTCGTATATATCGGCTGAAACAGACAGTACAGATTTAAGTGATACACATTACTTAGGTAAGACCGGCACTCGTTCCATTGTTGGCTTTCGTCAAATGATATTTTCCCAAGTGGAGTGAGTAGAGGGCAACGAAGAGTAACGACGGTACGAGATACACAGGACAGAATTTTCTAATTAGGGACAACCTTACCATGCCATTGAGCGTCAACATTTCCTCTGACGACCAATTTACTCGGTTCAGATCCATCCTCAAGCTCTTTTGCGTACACTTTGATCAGGACATATTTGAAGCGACCTACGAAAATTCTCGTCAGTGACAATGAAAATCGTGCGAGTGCGACATTCGTTCTATCCTATTTTTACCTTCTTTGTCAATATCAACGACAGGAACATTGTCTAGAGCGGCCTGGGACATATTTAAGATTGCGGAGAAATTACGTAAATGCGAACGGAAACGGTGATATCCTGAAAATTACGAAACGTTTTTGGTATCCATCCATCAGCAGTAATACTGCGACAGATTTGTCAGtcacaataaaaatagaattttaccTTGACAATTtagaaacaaattattttgccGGCGTAACAGACTAGCAATCATTGttttggtaaaatatttttgacgttttcattgaaatgacATGAACTCTACTTTACCGTCGTTACCATAGGGTAAACCATTTTGTAAACTGCACAGCAATACGAACCTTGGGCCgctcatgaaaaaaaatccactgaacTGAAAGCTGTTAACTTTGAACACACAAGAATCATCATAGGCAATGAATATGtaaacacaaggtatggtcgaatgtcaaactttgtatgtagcggaatgagaggtgagtttgtttatatgacatcgctatgtcctccccggtttgtatgaacagaccatacctggtttgtacattcaatGATCATAGGAGGtgcatttttgtatgaaatccgccatTTTATTCACAAGTGTGGTTTGTGGCCTTGGCTGAACTGTGGTGTAATTTTCACACAATTCaggtcaatttgaatttaGGTGAATGGAGCTTCCATTGTTCTTTCGTAGTCCGATTTATTTGACActgaaacaatgaaaattttcctgtCAACTCTAAACTCGATTAGGATCAGAACaagataatttaaataaaatcattgtGCTGTCAATACTATAACTATGGGAATTTATGTAATCCAACAATCAAACTGGGCTGATTCTCTCCCATATACAATCAAGTGGTCATTCATATCAGACATCTGTGAAGCAGAATTGGCGCCCAAATTAGCCAGTGGCACCTCCACGAACTTAGAACAGATTTTCTGTGTactaaaaatttgtatggaaatctcaaggttctgaaagaatagGTTCAGACACTTACACAGGCGGGAGAAtcacaaatcttgacaatttagacatgtTTCGTTAAACTCACTCATTAAAGATtgtacgaaaagaaaagaaaaaagaaattttttatcaagttgacatttcacacaatctgtaaggagtgtgtttaacaaacatgtctaaattgtcaaaatttgtgtttcactgcctttgtgatcaactcagaagtgaCCAAACCTTTTCTTTCAGAGCCTTGGGAAATCTATCCATTTCATGCAATGAAcatcaacacaaggtatggtcgaatgtcaaactttgtatggagcggaggacatagcgatttcatataaacaaactcacctctcatgagaggtgagtttgtctATAGGAAATCgccatgtcctccggtttgtatgaacagaccatacctggtttacactttcattCAGGGACGCCGAATTGtgtttgggagtagtggtgctcacacaacaagcgaatctgggagtagtggtgctctttcaagtaaaactggaaagatgtagtggtgctcatcattcgagtagtggtgcccgagcctcgcttgtccttagaagtcggcgcccctgctttcattgatttcatgTAGCAACGGTAACAATGTCAATGTCTGACATATTTACCCTATAGCCAGTGACATTATTTCTGACACTTTTGACATGTCACAACCGAGCATACACACATAACCTCTCGCCCTTAGCCAACAAATAAGGcgcataaaaataaaatcaaaatgcaaAACTCGATGCTGGCTCACATAAAAGATGCGAACACTGTGTGGAATACTCTAAATGGAATCATAAACGTGTACAAACCAGCCGGCGTTAGCGTTAACAATATCAAAAGATCCTTACTGGGCAATTTGTGTAAAGGTGCGTTAACGTTTACTCGTTAAGTTGTCTGTTAAGATGTAACTGATCCCAACTTTTGTCAGGTTTAAACAGTCTTCAAACTCGACCCCCCATAGAACGTGTAGTCATTTCAGACGCACCCCATGATCGATATAAAGTGGACGTTGCGACTGACTGGAGTGATCATGTTCTGGCCGTTGGAGAGCGACATCAAATTAGCGACTTTAAATTCAACACATCGCATCTGTCTCGATTAACATCCGGCGTTTTGTGTACGTCTTGCCATCCATTAATCAGTCGAATTTGTTCggattcaaattgaaaattgtttgacaTTTTAGTGGTCGGCCTGAATGCGGGCACTCAGCAAATACACCGAATTCGCGACAGTCGCCTGATCCGCGTATATCACGTAACCGGTGAACTGGGCACATcaactgaaaataatttcaaagatTCACTAGTCATTGCCCGAGCCAACTACACACACGTATGGCCCGACAAAATGAACGCAATTCTATCATCGATGCAGGCGTCCCATCAACGGAAAATGTTCGAACTATGCGGTGTACACATTCAATCGAATTCGGCCTTTGAAATAGCTAAGAGGGGATTGATTCGTCCTGCCAGCCAGACAGTGCccattttgtatggaatgaaatGCGTACAATTCGATCGGCCGAAGTTTACAATAGAGGTCCATGCGATCAATGAGCATGTGAAGTATTTTGGTGAACTGATTCAGGTGAGTGGGTGCGGGGAAGTGAATTGATTTGTCGGAAGAGAGCACCGTGAAGGATTTCTATTGGGAGAAATTCGTGTCTCTCGTTTTTTGACCCATACAAAACCTTCACTGAGCTGTCTTACGACGAAAAATGTTAAGTGGATGGCAAGcattaagtatggtttccagtcaacaaaaagtactccgtctGCCGTGACAcagcgagctgtcaagtaaacaaagcaaaaatcgaaaaaattaaattttgtctctcacacggagagtacttttttggtaaatggaaatcaagccttagaAGCAAAACTTACAACGAATCGATGGCCTTCGATGGTCCAAACACTTGTTGAATATTCCCATTACATAAAATTTGCCTCTAACATTTCAGGAAATCGGATTACAACTACACTCTGTGGCCTGCTGCACGGGCGTACGGTGCATTCGTCATGGACATTTTACCAACAAAGATTCGTTGTTGCGAAGCAATTGGCATTTACAAGAGGTTGTGACCAATATGGCTCAGTGCCGACAAATCATTGATGAACATCCGAACATGTTACGGcaagaaaatgttgaactGACAGAGAAGGAGCAAGAACCACAATAAAagacgaaaaagtttttgtttttcgtgtcgttcatttaaaaaatttacaattttcaagtcTTATTATTTACGGCTATGTACACACAAGCGAAACGCCGGCTTGCCGACAGAATCTCAATAGAGTTTCGCGTAAAAATCACATTCCATACAAATGGCATTCAGTCCCTGGACGGCTGCGTTCGGTGCAATTGGTTCgacgaaaaattttcaaattttcatcgcATATCAACTCGTGCTGTACCAGCCGTCGTTGGAAAAGTTCATGGAATTGGTCGGGTGTTCCGAGGCACTTGAAGCGAATGGCACATCTCTGGCACGATATCTGATCTACATCGGCCGAATGGAAATTCAGTTCGGACTTTGGACAAAAAGGACAGAAAAATGTTGGCCTATCGTTGAGGAGGTAATCGTTTTCTCGTTCGAATTCTTCAATTGtcctgaaaattttcgatcaatttcataattcaggcgaaagtcaaaatttcactgacCACTGTTCGATTTCTGCATAAAATTGCGTTTGCAGCTCAATGTCAATGTCCATTTCTCGGAGTTCGTCTTTTACAATACGGGATAAGAAATCCTttcgtagaaaaaaaaatcgaaattcataatttcgtttttacttGAATAGCGTAACCAGTTTCGACTTACATTTTCGAATGCTCTGTTGTTATCGAATGACATCACACGGGATTCCTTTATTCTGATTCGGCATTTCTAATTTTAATCGGATATACAACAAAAGATCGTTGAAGTGCTTGTCTTGCCTGtgtattgtttttgtttgtcgcAAATGGTCACGTAATTTTGGAGAACCGAATCTTAATTGACGAGCGGTATTCCTCTCTTTTATCTTTTGAGCTATCGATGTGGTTGTCATCGTTTCGTTTTTGGTttaaatcacaattttttgtcgGAATTTTAACGTATTTTAACgtcaaatttgttcgtttgtGTGGCTACAACACATTGAGCCATGCAAGCATGAGCTCCACCTCAAGATGTTTCACCACCCACATACTATACGATTGCTTCAACAAGCAGCAACTAAGtacttttccaaagaatttggaCTCAAGCAAAGGTTTTCatagttatttgtgatgtttcggaagtttaacaacggaaaataaaatgaaattgattaaaaatatattaaaaaaattggcagtcaagggacctgatccgcccaaaaggtgggacctagtacaGGAAGATTCGTCGAAACAACAGTGCTGCGAAGACAATAGTAAGCACAATGGGTACGATAGTAGCCTCC
This genomic stretch from Bradysia coprophila strain Holo2 chromosome II, BU_Bcop_v1, whole genome shotgun sequence harbors:
- the LOC119073423 gene encoding sex-regulated protein janus-A-like; protein product: MIASLLRRQNNLFLNCQGYHRFRSHLRNFSAILNMSQAALDNVPVVDIDKEGRFKYVLIKVYAKELEDGSEPSKLVVRGNVDAQWHADIYEQFTDMLKALKLDAECLGGGRIEHHPDVKKLKVYGYSQGYGKADHAETKRLLRTKYSDYEIEISDEGY
- the LOC119073427 gene encoding mitochondrial mRNA pseudouridine synthase Trub2-like, with product MQNSMLAHIKDANTVWNTLNGIINVYKPAGVSVNNIKRSLLGNLCKGLNSLQTRPPIERVVISDAPHDRYKVDVATDWSDHVLAVGERHQISDFKFNTSHLSRLTSGVLLVGLNAGTQQIHRIRDSRLIRVYHVTGELGTSTENNFKDSLVIARANYTHVWPDKMNAILSSMQASHQRKMFELCGVHIQSNSAFEIAKRGLIRPASQTVPILYGMKCVQFDRPKFTIEVHAINEHVKYFGELIQEIGLQLHSVACCTGVRCIRHGHFTNKDSLLRSNWHLQEVVTNMAQCRQIIDEHPNMLRQENVELTEKEQEPQ